The genome window attagatttaatgatttttttattaaaactcccaaattacccctatatattcaattctttattttaaaataggggtctaataataatattgtcataaaatgattctattccattccctccatgttactcccaaacaaaattacttacattctattcattttcattcctttattttaaaacatccaatcaaagttacttaattccattcaattccattattttttattcatttctcttatttaaatacatttcattccattctattcctttattttaaaagaagtcatatttttttgaaagatattatatttataatatttttataataaattttaaataacagaTAATTACCGATTATTATTTGAACAGAAAAATAATTCACATAACGGGTTCAGATttgaactaataaaaaattatcccagttaatttattgtataaaaatattaagaacaTAGATAGTACGTCTCTCAGTTTTTAATCCCATCCGTACGCCTTGTGGTCCCTTTTTTTACGGCAAAACAACAATTGAACGTACATAAAGGTCTCACCGGTGGGACTCATGATTTGGAAacctctctctatctctctctctctcaataattgtgttttgtgttgtattttaaaCCTAGTGTATGTATAGCACCACGACCACTAGAAACCCAATAGAACTACAGAcacacaacacaaacacaaacacaaacacaaaccacggccaaaccacaaccacaactaCCGCTTTTCTTTATCTATATAACAACCCCATCATCCCCCCAAAAGTTTCACACAACACACACCGcaaaagaatatatgtattgctCTCTCAAAAACCagtgactgagaaaatcctcaAATTCTCAAAGCTTTGGTTCGTAAGTTTTACtatttcaaagaagaagaaaagaaagcagcGTTGAAGAATTGTATGTAGGAGGGGGTAATACCCAGGATAGACAAGTTGTAGACATCACGGCTATACACAGATTTTCACGGCCTCTAATTCATGTCCGAGCAGTACGACGAAAGGGTTGTGTAATTGAGAGCAACCCTTCGCCGCACGGCGGGCGTGGCGCTTTGCCTTCCGAAGGCGGTAGCCCTTCTGACCTGCTCTTCCTTGCTGGTGGTGGTCACGCTGCTCTTTCTTCGCTACTAGTactatattagttttttttttttttaaattttcaatcttTTAGCACCATTTACAAACCTAGCCTTGCCTTTTAAGACTTTGcttttcttgttgttcttgttgtttttgGGTTCTTAAGAGCGATTTTAGATCTGGGTTTAAGCGAAAGTTTCaatctttgttgttgttgggtgtctgggtattttggtttattttgttaagttataagaagaagaaaaaaacaaacaaagaacgAAAAGATGTTGAGGATCAAGAGGGTTCCTACTGTTGTTTCGAATTACCAGAAGGATGAGTCAGAAGAGGTTGCTCGCCGCGGAGGGGGATGTGGCCGTAACTGTCTCAACAAGTGTTGCATTCAAGGTATTTgttgaaattcattttttgcGTGTGGATTTTAaggtttaatttttggtttatgtgttggtttttggtttttgaggTTAATTTGTTTTGTGGGTATTGTTTGAAATGCTTTGTTACTAAATGGGTGTAGTTTGTGTGGgattttgatttgtttggtaTCAGGGGTTTTTGATTGTAAGatgttttggattttgattttaggGGCAAAGCTGCCTTTATATGCTTTCAAGAAGCTGAACAAGGCTGTCTGCGACAAGGATTTTCCCGAATTTGAGAACAGAGAGCCTCCCGTGGCCTTTCTGGACTCACTGCTCCTTGGGGAggtataaatttttatattttgaggaAGAATGAACCAAAAATTATgtctctttttgtttgttggtGGTTGTATAAAATCAAGCGTGAGCTCAAGTTGATTCCAATTTCATTGTAGTGGGAGGATCGCATGCAGAGAGGGCTCTTTCGCTATGATGTCACTGCCTGTGAAACTAAGGTCTCATTTCGGTCTCCCTTGTTTAGGATGAAGAAGATTTGAGTACTTATTGAACTGGGACATATGggtttttaccaatttttgCAATATGTTTGGTGTAGGTGATTCCGGGTCAGCATGGTTTCATTGCCCAGCTGAATGAGGGTCGCCATCTTAAGAAGAGGCCCACCGAGTTCCGCGTTGATAAGGTTCTCCAGCCCTTTGATGGTAACAAATTCAACTTCACTAAAGTTGGGCAAGAAGAGGTGCTCTTCCAGTTTGAGGCAAGCGAAGATGGTGAAGTCCAGTTCTTCCCAAACGCTCCGGTTGATGCTGAGAATGCTCCTAGTGTTGTTGCTATCAATGTATGTTACTTTCTTGATGTTTAACTCTTTGTTTCTTTGAGATTTGCTTGAGCTAGCATTTAGTAAGATTCTGTGTTGTTACATGCAATTTAACAGGTTAGTCCTATTGAATACGGGCATGTGCTTCTGATCCCTCGTATTTTTGAGTGCCTGCCGCAAAGGATTGACCGTGACAGCTTCTTGCTTGCTCTTCACATGGCAGCAGAAGCTGGAAATCCGTACTTCAGGTTGGGTTATAACAGCTTGGGTGCATTTGCCACCATCAACCACCTTCACTTCCAGGTATCTATCATCTACTCTTGCTTACTCCATGaacttaaattatatgtttggatcatttgtatttttgtacCATTAGCTATGATTTAGTGAGGGAAAGGCAAATTAATATATTCTTTGGAGCAGGCTTACTACTTGTCTGTGCCCTTCCCTATTGAGAAGGCTCCCACTGAGAAGATAACCTCATTGGATGGTGGGGTGAAAATCTCTAAGCTGCTGAATTATCCAGTCAGAGGTCTTGTCTTTGAGGGCGGAAATACTCTGCAAGATTTATCAAACACTGTTTCAGATGCCTGCATGTGCCTTCAAGATCACAACGTCCCTTACAATGTCCTCATTGCTGATTGTGGAAGGCGTATCTTCCTCTTCCCACAGgtaaattgttttgaaatatctttattttgtgcgacatttttttataaaatatttactagTTGTTGGTTTGCTAACATTATTAGTTATCATCAGTTGCCCTCATGGTTTTTTGGGTCCTATGTGATTAACAGTGTTATGCTGAGAAACAAGCTCTTGGGGAAGTTAGTGCTGAGCTTCTGGACACCCAAGTAAACCCGGCTGTATGGGAGATTAGTGGGCACATGGTGTTAAAGAGGAAGAAGGACTTTGAAGAGGCGTCGGAGGAAAATGCTTGGAGGCTCCTTGCTGAGGTCTCCCTCTCTGAAGAAAGGTTCCAGGAAGTGTATGCTTTCATCTCTGAAGCCATTGCTACTCATGGCTCACTCGAAGACTCTGATGGCAAATCTGAATCTCTTGAGGACATGGATGCCATTAATAACCCCCCATGCGCTATGGTGACTGGGACACAAGAATGCCTAGTTCTGCAGTAAGAATTGGGCTCTGATGACCAGATCAGAGGTGTTTTGGTCTGAGTCAGTTATTTCAGTCTGCTGTTTGAGTTTGTATCCGTACCTTAGGATGCTCGCAGTTGCGTAAATAAGCAAACTGGGTTTGCATTGTTTTAGTACCGTTTGTGTTTATGTTATCTGCATATTGGCACTGTAATATTGTTGTTAAGACGTGTTTCATGGGTTATGTAAAATACACTGTTTGCTGTGATGAGATAATGAAGGTTGAATTTGTATGTATTTGGATGTGCTAGCTGTTCATTTCTCGTTATTCTTGTTTGCTAGTTAATGGGAACGGggcaaaaacccaaaatctccAGGCCTATGAAATAGCCTTGACAGCGATAATGTGATGAGGACAACTATTGATCTAGGATTCTTTGATGATTTAGTCATATTTCAACATATTTTTGATGGAAATTTTGATTTGTAGATTGTAGAATGTAATGCCATAGAAAGCTTGTGGTTTTGTCTTCTTCGGTTGATATATGAGTGGTTTTGTCTTCTGCATTTTACATGAGTTTGAGATAATTTCAACCTAACTAGTTCCTGCACATTATCTAAATCTTTCTGCTTCAATTACCTTGTTGTCTAAATCTttcaggtgctgctgctgctcttcaaattttaattattttctttctttgaagaACAAATCAAAGGTATTTTATTGCCAATGCTACCCATGCAATCGGACCTTTTTGCATTAAGATCATAACTTATATCTTCCGTTTAATATGTTAGCCATACTGCTGTATATCAGAGATCAGATCAGACATAAACCGTTTTCTTTGGAAGAACCTTGCTTGCACCAACCATTCTAGGATCATAATTGTTTTTTGTCACGACTTTGACATGGTAGATTGTGAGTAACTGCCTATATGagttgtggcaaaaaaaaagttgtagttataatttttttttggcacatgGACTATCTTTAGCTTGGTGGCGTTTCATGTCTGTATTAACTATTATGACAAACGTCATCTCTGGTGGCTTCTTGACTCTCTAAAAGTTTATGTAATCCTTGGGGAATATAGAAACACCCCCTTTAGTTGAATTTACGATAGTCCCGCAAGGATATAGTGGTAGGAAGGTTAGGTACGAAACTTAGCATATTAGGTTGATTCTTTCAACTTGCATCTTGGTCTTTAAACGGGGAGTATAATATTCTTTATTGGAGTTGTAAAGGTCTAATCTTAATTAAGGTCCAACTACATTATCATAGTTTAGGTTTATTGTACTAggacaattattttttattggttgagAAACAGGACATATTTGTAGTGTAagcaaaataatcaaaatcataCTGATAgtgataatatttgtaatagTAAAGTAAATACAAGTTAGTCTTGGATCTATTATACATAGCCTTGTGTGGATCAATGTAGGAAAAACAAGGTCATCATACTAAAATGTAAGCTTTTATCAACTTAAATGTTGTGAGCATAGACTATTATGTTGAATTACCTTAATTCTTTGAGTACTTTTACTCTATAACCCTCTCTCGCTCACAATTCAAACATCTATAGTAGAAACTTTAATAGCGATGTTATTTCACAAGTTTATTTCATGATATTTATTAGTTTAAGTACATCTCAATTAAGTAAAGATTAGTTTATTGTGACGGATCTAAAGAAATAGTCAAATATTCAAAGATTCTGAAATTTGGACACtcatattaaaaaagaaaaagaaaaagaaaaagaaaaagaaaagcctAGTTTACACTATGACTTCTATAAACACCATGTTAATACTGCTACATACATCAGCAAAAATATCCCACCTTATAGGAAATAGggaatcttttgattttttgttgattgtgctgagattaaaaaatattacttgaccatatattttattcttctttcCAACTGTTGCTCAATCACTATGGATGACCAatcaattgaacaaaaaaaaaaaaaaaaaacgtgataTGTTCTGTGAGACTGGTGGCTGCTTTATATTCATAAAGATTAACAAAGAAGTcttctaattaaaatataaacaagacaaaaaatcacaaaaaagtaGTTGCAACTTGCCTTACAAGAACAAGTTAGTAAAGCCATTGGTATGCTTTGAAATGAATGTTagactaataatattgttactTAAATCAATGTGCACGTGCTATGCATGTTAGTTTTTCATGAGACTTTTGGTTGAATATAGTagaaaattatgtttatttgtgatatgggTACTATTCAAAGTTATTTGGGAATttgaaaaaagagagtgaatttcgaCAACTGTGTTGTTGAAATTCTGATGTGATGGgagaagggagaaaaaaatttgaatttcggTAATCTCATTGCCGAAATTCTTGCTGCCCAATACTCTGCCCACTAAGTGAAGTGCTCGGAGTGCTCAAAAGGGAaaccaattgtggcaaccaagttgccaaAATTGCAGGAgagtgaggagagagaaaataagaattgtggcaaccaagttgctgaaaatgggaggaaaaaaagaagaagagaattgtggcaaccaagttgccgaaAACTTGGGGAGAAATTTAATAGTAATTTAGGCAATGAAGTTGTCGAAAAtgagggaaaaagaagaagatttagGCCgaaacttgaaggaaaaaaaaaattgtggcaatggaATTGCCGAAATgggaggaaaaataaaaataaaataaaatagaaatagtTGATTTGTGGCAATGTTGTTGCcaaaatggaaggaaaaaaaaagtggcaattGATTTGTGGCAATGGAGTTGccaaaaattagagagagagagagagagagcgagagagagagagagaggataaaaaaatattttggattcTTATTCTAAAAAGTACACTTATTCTTATTCTTTCCGTGTGTCAGTAGTTTTTTTGATTGAAGCAGTTTGATTTGTGTGTATGTGATGTTCTTTCATTTTGTATAGTAAAAGTATTCTTTGCATGATTTGCCCTATGAAACAAATAATGAATCTAGATTCAAAGTACATTGATTCttattctaagaaaaaaaaagtacatagatttTTACAATACgaaatggaagaaaaaagaagaagattgatGTGTACAtggtaaacaaaaaaaagaaaaaagaaaaaagaaattgagattTTTGTAGAGATTCTTTGTAGTGAATATATGTTTATAGTTAAgtaatttgtttgtattagAGTCCCCCATCTTGGTCTATGTTGTGTTATATTTGGTCAATTGGTGTATCTAGTTatacaatttaaaatataagaatttaACTTATATGAAACTTGCATCCTATTTAAATAGCACTAACGTTACTGAAATTTCCACGGTTCTTATTTTCTACTCTTTTTCCCTTAAAAACTCCATCAACCTTCTTCTCCACTCTTATTCCCCTCATAATTCTACCAACCATTTTCAATTCATGCGTGCCATACATTCTCCAAACAACTATAAGGACCAACACTTGCAAATATCTATTCGTTCTTTATCTCTTACAAGGTGAGTTACATCTCTTAAGtagttacttttctttttataatattcatgttgatatgttttagaGGCATAGCTAAGcatgaaaatcttttttttgttaaattatttgttcATGCAAATCTTGTTTTTGTATTATGTGTTTTGCAACATGAACTGATTTGTAtgatatgttttaaattatttgtccATGAATTCTTGCCTAAAATTTCATatagcaaaaatatattttaaaattgacatAAATTTTCCTTAAAGAAATACTTACTTTGTTAGCTTATAATATACACGTATGCTATaagaaaccccccccccccccaccctaaaaaaaaggttagtaTATGCTCACAAACCTTAAAATCTAAGTTTtaggtataataataataaagaaaattgtaCGATATTAGAAATATTTATCTATTATCGTATAGATGCTTAAGAACATTATATAATCTGTTTTGTTTTAGAAGAAGCAAAATGAAGagttacataaaataattaacGTAACCACAACAGATCCTTCTAAATGTTAATGTTATGCTAAGTTACTTaagaaaagggaaacaaaaaataatttcaactaCAATGATGGacagtaataaattattagtgAACTAATCCTCTTTAATAGAATTCTCTTAGCTCTAGCTATTTAAACattgaatatttttaatggattaTCTTCTTGTATTACATTTTAATGGTTGTGTAGTGTTAATATATTAATACTATTGTTATGTTTTAGTGTAGATGGTAGAAAAGTTGTtcagttttctcattaattCCAGTGGAATAATTAAACATGGCGAAAATGAGGTTTATTATGAAGGGCCACCTCCTTCTATGCTTCCATTAAGCCGGGGTGTTACATTTGAAGATCTACTTGATGGAGTAGTATCCACGCTTCATATAAACAGAGAAGATTCAAAACTTACTATTTGGTATAGATTTCCTTTTTAATGTCATTCACATCCTGTGATTTACCACCAAGTTTTGGTAGAAGATGATAATGGTGTCAATGCAATATTCGATATGTTAGGTTGCCAATATGGATTTATAGGTACAGAGTTGTACGTGGGTGTAGAGCCCATAAGAAGCCACTGAAATGTTTTTCCCATTCTATATGCCAACGAAGGACCGAGTACATTGTTTAGTTATTCACATGGTGTACACTTTCATGATCCATATGCCACTCATACAAGTCATTATTCTGAAGATGCGACTTATTCCCCAATCAACATTGGTGGTGTTGACTATCATACTTCATATACCCATGTTGCAACTGAGGACCAACATGTTCCTTATCGACCAATGAACACCAGTGATGCTGACTATGATAATCCAACTGAGCATGTCGTGCAAGAGACTACTTGTTTTGAGTTTGAAACTCAGTATGACTAGACCGCCGCTCAGAGAGCTGCTAATGATCCCAATGATACACACCGCATAGCTACTACTACTCAAAATGCAGTCCATACATTATCAGAAAGGATGCGGGCCATGGATAGTGATGACCAACTTGATAACGAAGAGGTCCTTGATGATGTTGGAGATGAACAGGAGCTTCTCAATGAACCTAATCATGAAAGCAGTCCAGCAATGGCATTCCATCAACCTTCATCACCAAGCTTTTCACAGAACACGGTGATCCAACCTCACTATTCGAAAGGCCCATTCAAAGTACTTGGGACCTTACCCAAGAGTTTTATGTGAGCCTGCATTTTGCTAATAAAGATGAACTACAAGCTGCTGTTAAACAATATCACATCAAGAGGAACCAAACATTTAGTGTAAAACAATATCACATCAAGAGGAACCAAACATTTAGTGTAAAAGAGTCAGATTCAGCATGTTGGTCTGTAAGGTGCAAACATTGTTCTTGGCATCTTCAAGTATGCTTCCGGGCTACACATGGGTTGTTTCAGGTTAGGAAATACAATGGTCCACACACATGTACAAAGTCCATGCTCACATAAGATCACAAGCAATTAGACACCCATATTATTGAGAAAGAGTTGAGGGATGTTGTCAAAAATGATTCAATCATAAAGATTTCTTTGCTTTAACAGACTCTTTACAATAAGTACTAATATCGGCCTTCTTAGTTTAAGGTGTGGGAGGCGAAACAAAAGGCAATTGGTAGAGCGTTTGGTGATTGGGACAAATCTTACCAATTATTGCTAAAATGGTTGAAAGCTTTGACTGATTCAAACTCGGGCAGTAGGGTTATTTGGAGAACAATACTTGCTATTTTGCCAAGCTGTGCAATATTCGAGAGAGTGTTCTGTACTTTTGGTCCATCAATTGAAGGTTTTCAACATTGTAGACCAGTGATTAGTATAGATGGAACTTTCTTATATGGTAAGTACATAGGTAAGTTACTGATTGCATCAATGTGGGATGGTGACAATACACTTTTTCCACTTGCCTTTGCCATTGTGGAGGAGGAAACTGATGATTACCTCCTTCGTCACTTTCGTCATCTGATGACACCTCCATATCTTTTGCATCTTCCCCATTGTCCTCAATTGAGGCATCTTCTTCAGAGTCTGTTATGGAGATGTCTACCTCAGAGTTCGGAGCACATGCTCATGTATTTGGTGGCATGCAGAAATCATGAACATGAGGGGATGGTTAGGAAGGTTGTGGTGTGATGAATGAGTCATATTGTTCATAGTTGTAATACCCATGTGAATATGGATTATTATGAAATAGATTAGACATAGGTTGGCCATCATATAAAGTTGGATACAGATGTTGTGGGGAAGGGGATTGGCTATCCTGGTCATAATTGTATTGCCCAGAATAGGATGGAGGTGGCGATGGGTGATAGGAGGGAGGTGTTGAACTAGGTTGGGGATAATTGTCATAATTATGCAAACCCTCAAATCTTTGTCCTAGGGAAGTGGATGATCCAATCTGTTGATATAAAGACATGCAGTACTCGTTGACACCAATTGGATTATACTTATTAAAGGTGGTTGGCTCATTATGGGTAGATGTTGATGGCCCAACTTGGGTAGAGCTGTACATATTGTGCTATGTAGAGGTGGATGGTTCAGCTTCATCATTTCCACATTGTCCACATTGTGTAGAGGTGGACGAGTGGGTTTCAGTAAAGGTTTGAGGGTGTTGTCTTCCTTGGTGCCTTTGTCGTTTTCCAAAGTGTGCACCCTCTCAGTAGGGACGGAGGAAATATTTGCTTCCATCGATAACTTAATTCAACTAAGGCCCTCTATTACTGTAGGAAGAACTTGTTGTGCAGTTCAGTCATTCCTCTGTTGGTTTGCAACAACTAAATTtaacatattattgattttagtTTGCTgccacataaaaagaaaaaaaattattagtgcagtattattgaaaaaactaaaataataatttcttatcaATATTAGTGCAATATTTTGTCTGTGTAAATAATTTGTTATCAATATTAGTGCAGTATTATTGAAAAAGGTAAAATAATAACCTGGTACATATGGGCAGCTGCCTCTAGTGTCACGAATAGGTGAACATGTTGATGGTATCATGTTGTGTAGTCTACACCTAAATGGAAATTGTTATCCTTAACTACATTTTGAGCTCGCTCGTTCCAAAGTCGGTAGTATTGTGCATGCTGCCCAGGCCAATTGACACCGGACTTTTCTGTCAACTTTACACAATGCACAGATTTATCAAAATTGTCAATAAGCCACTTTGGACATCATTGTAACAACCTAAACTGTCGCATGACTCTTTCTGGATGGTAATACTCCACAATTTAGAAGCATAGCAATGACGCTGTTTTAGTCCATATATGTTTTTATGCAAGACACCATGGATGCAAATAATTATCGTACGGTGTCCAAACAACCTGCAATTCTAATTAcaataactatgttataatCGATTAAGACAATAACGTAAATAGTAAATTAACCATTAATGCATCGTGACAACATATATTACCTGTTCATTAAGATGTGTGTCATGATTAGAATGGGACACACGTAGAACATGCGTTGGTGTGTGAGTAAAAGTTCTCTTGGTCGCCCATCTATATACAATTAATGATTGCCACTGATTTTAGGGTTTGGAAGTATCAAGGATAAACACTACAGTATACAATGCTGTATAGAAAGTAAATATTATACCTGCATCCGTATGGCTTGTCACTatttaaatttgttggatttattggAATTGGGGTCAGATATGGAAGATGCTCCCAGGCCCATAATTGTAATATGAAAAAAGGGTCTGTAACCTCCGTGCTTTTTCTAATAGCAGCAGTACACAACTCTTTATAAAGGAAAGGAAGTGTGGCACTACCCTAGCTATATTCCCCAGCTACACCAAAGTCTCCTAACAGCTGGAGAAAGCAGCAATGCAATCTACTTTGGCTTTTATTTCCAAATAGTAAAGCCAAAACCTGGAACAAGTATACCCTAGCATACTGTGGGGTTGTTACAGCATTGGCACCCTTTGGTAGGTTTGAAAATGTATTCTTTACCCAGGTTATTTTAAGGCCACCATATTCCAATGCTGTTGCAAGTGGTGTCACTCCAAGTAAATTCTGACAAACTGTTCCCTAGTTCAAATTAGTGGGCCTGCACACTGCATTGCAATCAATAGGCAATCCTGTAATGATTGCTATATCCTATAGAGTGATAGACATTTCACAAGTAGGTAGGTGAAATGTCTGGGTTTCAGATCGCCACCGCTCCACTAAAGAAGTGATAAGACCCCAGTCAATATCTATATATGGTAGGCGGGTAACATGGTATAGTCTACATTGATGCAAATATAGGGTGATATGCTCGCCTAACTGCCATcgtaggggggggggggtgcaaACGGTTGGAATTGCACTCATATGGTGGaaacctgaaatttttttttaaatgtacaaTGTTATATTGCTGATGTTGAAATTATTTTCATGTAAATTGAATAATTGTAGATATTATTAggacattaataaattttgatcTCGCAATGTACATTGCCTTCCATTGCATCATTAGAGATGTGATATTGTTGTTGGGTTAGCAGAAATTGATCGAATGGCCCAGGCTCCATTTCAAATATATCCTACATTAAATGCTATGATGAGTTAAACCATGCAACATCCATTACCTCTATATTAGTAGGAAATTGTCTATAAATCAAACTaaattaaccattttttttttggattgagaTAACCTCTATGACATTAATGAATTGACAATAAAGTACTATTAAGATCTTGATCAACCCTAATTAAATAGAATATAAGAAATTAATCAAAATCATACTCATACTCATAATTGGAATGGAATCAACCCTAATTATCGTATTCTTAAATTCATACACACATAATATATAGTGTAAGTGAAGATGCGTTTTCACAATatctttaatatataaacactgagattaaaaaattacaatatctGAAggtatatgtggggcccaaatgatttacgggccgggcccttctacctggggaaaatccgaaggcccaagccgaggagggctatggcccaagctcgacaaaatagcctgtggatatcgccgaggacggctcagtcctcggcagacccaaagtcccccccctgaaggaagggtaaaaacggtataggaccgaaaccagaacgaaagatctaaaatatccagggaaagctgctcttattgccattcaatgctctgaac of Quercus lobata isolate SW786 chromosome 8, ValleyOak3.0 Primary Assembly, whole genome shotgun sequence contains these proteins:
- the LOC115955469 gene encoding GDP-L-galactose phosphorylase 2; translated protein: MLRIKRVPTVVSNYQKDESEEVARRGGGCGRNCLNKCCIQGAKLPLYAFKKLNKAVCDKDFPEFENREPPVAFLDSLLLGEWEDRMQRGLFRYDVTACETKVIPGQHGFIAQLNEGRHLKKRPTEFRVDKVLQPFDGNKFNFTKVGQEEVLFQFEASEDGEVQFFPNAPVDAENAPSVVAINVSPIEYGHVLLIPRIFECLPQRIDRDSFLLALHMAAEAGNPYFRLGYNSLGAFATINHLHFQAYYLSVPFPIEKAPTEKITSLDGGVKISKLLNYPVRGLVFEGGNTLQDLSNTVSDACMCLQDHNVPYNVLIADCGRRIFLFPQCYAEKQALGEVSAELLDTQVNPAVWEISGHMVLKRKKDFEEASEENAWRLLAEVSLSEERFQEVYAFISEAIATHGSLEDSDGKSESLEDMDAINNPPCAMVTGTQECLVLQ